In the Malaya genurostris strain Urasoe2022 chromosome 1, Malgen_1.1, whole genome shotgun sequence genome, one interval contains:
- the LOC131440719 gene encoding uncharacterized protein LOC131440719 isoform X3 has translation MESFFRMRRSSHTCQSNQEPLIVVEESENYEKEDEISHTSSPRNSLDIESPENPYLLSPWRDPRETRKHSLPTPPCTSGITASQVRRLSERGGEGSGPSPREQAFLATLYSAPAPQPGGRRHSIVTISKVPPTIFNRSRRESIAAFPAGLRSAAGSRRESKTGPPLSTDHRGSIHNLQLDIMDDIVQARKARMKLWNTSNEKLHLQLR, from the exons ATGG AATCCTTCTTCAGAATGCGTCGATCATCACACACTTGTCAGAGCAATCAAGAACCTCTAATTGTTGTTGAAGAGTCTGAGAATTATGAAAAGGAAGACGAGATTAGTCACACGTCGTCTCCTCGAAATAGTTTAGATATAGAGTCTCCGGAAAACCCATATTTGCTTTCACCATGGCGAGATCCTAGAGAAACGCGTAAGCATTCCTTACCAACGCCACCTTGCACTAGTGGCATAACTGCTAGTCAAGTGCGTCGTCTCTCTGAACGTGGAGGTGAAGGATCAGGACCTTCACCTCGAGAGCAAGCCTTTTTAGCCACTCTGTACAGCGCACCTGCTCCACAACCTGGTGGACGAAGGCATTCTATTGTAACAATCAGTAAGGTTCCACCAACCATATTCAATCGTTCTCGAAGAGAATCAATTGCTGCTTTTCCTGCTGGGCTGAG GTCAGCAGCTGGTTCCCGCCGTGAAAGCAAAACTGGTCCACCGCTATCGACAGATCATAGAGGTAGTATACATAATTTACAGTTAGATATTATGGATGATATAGTGCAAGCTAGAAAAGCGCGTATGAAGCTATGGAATACAAGCAATGAAAAA CTTCATCTGCAACTGAGATAA
- the LOC131440719 gene encoding uncharacterized protein LOC131440719 isoform X1 — protein MESFFRMRRSSHTCQSNQEPLIVVEESENYEKEDEISHTSSPRNSLDIESPENPYLLSPWRDPRETRKHSLPTPPCTSGITASQVRRLSERGGEGSGPSPREQAFLATLYSAPAPQPGGRRHSIVTISKVPPTIFNRSRRESIAAFPAGLRSAAGSRRESKTGPPLSTDHRGSIHNLQLDIMDDIVQARKARMKLWNTSNEKVCEVQTLDEAGAGSSSPMRYTNRRYSDFVGTSLPPIQSFRRASEMPITPSTPLSPATASSKKFTTSTKSTQKMGIVCTNTDLISLLSSLASSATEINRCGEKDYTTPKTPQSSSSIKPTFEFPQDQQTTESKLKKNRSNSFDMSLYYNIKQLATCSSTNLDDAGKISIEPGWFTKRHLPMARRKSMKSSGSKVTFAKEAIDKLREKSEAKSGEVKTKTKESKSPLSKLKWDGRSAIVDARMIGHAIESFITGTSSSKKSSTNSKDSSMKSSNKQTSSNWFGKADDDDSNDACDSSLCSTLKDLFVK, from the exons ATGG AATCCTTCTTCAGAATGCGTCGATCATCACACACTTGTCAGAGCAATCAAGAACCTCTAATTGTTGTTGAAGAGTCTGAGAATTATGAAAAGGAAGACGAGATTAGTCACACGTCGTCTCCTCGAAATAGTTTAGATATAGAGTCTCCGGAAAACCCATATTTGCTTTCACCATGGCGAGATCCTAGAGAAACGCGTAAGCATTCCTTACCAACGCCACCTTGCACTAGTGGCATAACTGCTAGTCAAGTGCGTCGTCTCTCTGAACGTGGAGGTGAAGGATCAGGACCTTCACCTCGAGAGCAAGCCTTTTTAGCCACTCTGTACAGCGCACCTGCTCCACAACCTGGTGGACGAAGGCATTCTATTGTAACAATCAGTAAGGTTCCACCAACCATATTCAATCGTTCTCGAAGAGAATCAATTGCTGCTTTTCCTGCTGGGCTGAG GTCAGCAGCTGGTTCCCGCCGTGAAAGCAAAACTGGTCCACCGCTATCGACAGATCATAGAGGTAGTATACATAATTTACAGTTAGATATTATGGATGATATAGTGCAAGCTAGAAAAGCGCGTATGAAGCTATGGAATACAAGCAATGAAAAAGTATGTGAAGTTCAAACACTGGATGAAGCTGGTGCTGGTTCTAGTTCACCGATGCGCTATACGAATAGACGCTATTCGGACTTTGTGGGTACGTCATTGCCGCCTATACAGTCGTTCAGACGTGCTTCCGAGATGCCTATTACACCGTCAACCCCGCTATCACCAGCAACAGCATCATCGAAAAAATTTACTACATCaacaaaatcaacacaaaaaatGGGAATAGTCTGCACAAATACTGATTTAATATCTCTTCTGTCGTCCTTAGCTTCATCTGCAACTGAGATAAATAGATGTGGCGAAAAAGACTATACAACCCCAAAAACTCCTCAATCATCATCGTCGATCAAGCCCACCTTTGAATTCCCTCAAGATCAACAAACAACCGAGAGCAAACTTAAGAAAAACCGCTCAAATAGTTTTGATATGTCATTGTATTATAATATTAAGCAATTGGCAACCTGCTCGTCTACCAATCTAGATGATgctggaaaaatatcaattgaACCAGGTTGGTTTACTAAAAGACATCTACCTATGGCTCGTCGAAAATCGATGAAATCTTCCGGCTCAAAAGTTACGTTCGCGAAAGAAGCAATAGATAAATTACGAGAAAAATCTGAGGCAAAAAGTGGCGAAGTTAAGACCAAGACAAAAGAATCAAAATCTCCCTTGAGCAAGTTGAAATGGGATGGAAGAAGTGCCATAGTAGATGCTCGTATGATCGGTCATGCAATCGAGAGTTTTATAACAGGTACTAGTTCTTCGAAAAAATCATCAACCAATTCCAAAGACTCATCAATGAAGTcttcaaacaaacaaacttcTTCCAATTGGTTTGGGAAGGCAGATGATGATGATTCTAATGATGCATGTGATTCTTCGCTTTGTTCGACGCTGAAAGATCTTTTTGTGAAGTAA
- the LOC131440719 gene encoding uncharacterized protein LOC131440719 isoform X2, translated as MESFFRMRRSSHTCQSNQEPLIVVEESENYEKEDEISHTSSPRNSLDIESPENPYLLSPWRDPRETRKHSLPTPPCTSGITASQVRRLSERGGEGSGPSPREQAFLATLYSAPAPQPGGRRHSIVTISKVPPTIFNRSRRESIAAFPAGLRSAAGSRRESKTGPPLSTDHRASSATEINRCGEKDYTTPKTPQSSSSIKPTFEFPQDQQTTESKLKKNRSNSFDMSLYYNIKQLATCSSTNLDDAGKISIEPGWFTKRHLPMARRKSMKSSGSKVTFAKEAIDKLREKSEAKSGEVKTKTKESKSPLSKLKWDGRSAIVDARMIGHAIESFITGTSSSKKSSTNSKDSSMKSSNKQTSSNWFGKADDDDSNDACDSSLCSTLKDLFVK; from the exons ATGG AATCCTTCTTCAGAATGCGTCGATCATCACACACTTGTCAGAGCAATCAAGAACCTCTAATTGTTGTTGAAGAGTCTGAGAATTATGAAAAGGAAGACGAGATTAGTCACACGTCGTCTCCTCGAAATAGTTTAGATATAGAGTCTCCGGAAAACCCATATTTGCTTTCACCATGGCGAGATCCTAGAGAAACGCGTAAGCATTCCTTACCAACGCCACCTTGCACTAGTGGCATAACTGCTAGTCAAGTGCGTCGTCTCTCTGAACGTGGAGGTGAAGGATCAGGACCTTCACCTCGAGAGCAAGCCTTTTTAGCCACTCTGTACAGCGCACCTGCTCCACAACCTGGTGGACGAAGGCATTCTATTGTAACAATCAGTAAGGTTCCACCAACCATATTCAATCGTTCTCGAAGAGAATCAATTGCTGCTTTTCCTGCTGGGCTGAG GTCAGCAGCTGGTTCCCGCCGTGAAAGCAAAACTGGTCCACCGCTATCGACAGATCATAGAG CTTCATCTGCAACTGAGATAAATAGATGTGGCGAAAAAGACTATACAACCCCAAAAACTCCTCAATCATCATCGTCGATCAAGCCCACCTTTGAATTCCCTCAAGATCAACAAACAACCGAGAGCAAACTTAAGAAAAACCGCTCAAATAGTTTTGATATGTCATTGTATTATAATATTAAGCAATTGGCAACCTGCTCGTCTACCAATCTAGATGATgctggaaaaatatcaattgaACCAGGTTGGTTTACTAAAAGACATCTACCTATGGCTCGTCGAAAATCGATGAAATCTTCCGGCTCAAAAGTTACGTTCGCGAAAGAAGCAATAGATAAATTACGAGAAAAATCTGAGGCAAAAAGTGGCGAAGTTAAGACCAAGACAAAAGAATCAAAATCTCCCTTGAGCAAGTTGAAATGGGATGGAAGAAGTGCCATAGTAGATGCTCGTATGATCGGTCATGCAATCGAGAGTTTTATAACAGGTACTAGTTCTTCGAAAAAATCATCAACCAATTCCAAAGACTCATCAATGAAGTcttcaaacaaacaaacttcTTCCAATTGGTTTGGGAAGGCAGATGATGATGATTCTAATGATGCATGTGATTCTTCGCTTTGTTCGACGCTGAAAGATCTTTTTGTGAAGTAA